The DNA window CGCTCTCAGTCGTGGGGTAGTTCTTCCGTGATCCAGGCTTCCGGCCTGCGCAAGCAGTACGGCGACGTCGTCGCGCTCGACGGCGTCGACCTGACCGTGCGCGAAGGCGAGATCTTCGGCGTGCTCGGCCAGAGCGGCGCGGGCAAGAGCACGCTGCTGCGCTGCGTCAACCTGCTCGAACGTCCCGACGCCGGCACCGTCACCGTCGCCGGCCAGGACCTGACCGCGCTGCGCGAGTCCGACCTCAACCGCGCCCGCCGCCGCATCGGCATGATCCACCAGCACTTCGCGCTGCTGTCCTCGCGCACGGTCGCGGGCAACGTGGCGTTCCCGCTGGAGATCATGGGCGTGCCCAGGGCCGAGCGCGAGCGCCGCGTCGGCGAGCTGCTGGAGCTGGTCGGGCTGGAGGGCCGCGGCGGGCACCGCCCGCACCAGCTCTCCGGCGGGCAGAAGCAGCGCGTCGGCATCGCCCGCGCGCTCGCCGGCAACCCGTCGGTGCTGCTGTCGGACGAGGCCACGTCCGCGCTCGACCCGGCCACCACGCAGCAGATCCTGGCCCTGCTCAAGCGGCTCAACACCGAGCTGGGCCTGACGATCCTGCTCATCACCCACGAGATGAACGTGGTCAAGACCGTCTGCGACTCCGTCGCCATCATGGCCGGCGGGCGCGTCGAGGAGTCCGGGACCATCGCTGATCTCGTCCGCACCCCCGGATCCCGCCTGACCAGGGAGATCTTCCCGCTGCCCGAGCCGGCGCCCGCCGGCTCCGTGACGCTCACGTTCGCCGGGCAGGCGGGCCGGCCGGTGGTGTCGGAGGTCGTGCGCAAGTTCGACGTCGACCTCAGCATCC is part of the Nonomuraea coxensis DSM 45129 genome and encodes:
- a CDS encoding methionine ABC transporter ATP-binding protein; its protein translation is MIQASGLRKQYGDVVALDGVDLTVREGEIFGVLGQSGAGKSTLLRCVNLLERPDAGTVTVAGQDLTALRESDLNRARRRIGMIHQHFALLSSRTVAGNVAFPLEIMGVPRAERERRVGELLELVGLEGRGGHRPHQLSGGQKQRVGIARALAGNPSVLLSDEATSALDPATTQQILALLKRLNTELGLTILLITHEMNVVKTVCDSVAIMAGGRVEESGTIADLVRTPGSRLTREIFPLPEPAPAGSVTLTFAGQAGRPVVSEVVRKFDVDLSILGGSIEELAGDSVGRLRVALEGEDAGAALAYLRASGLIVEEAA